From Anas acuta chromosome 20, bAnaAcu1.1, whole genome shotgun sequence, a single genomic window includes:
- the CDK9 gene encoding cyclin-dependent kinase 9 — MAKQYDMVECPFCDEVSKYEKLAKIGQGTFGEVFKAKHRQTGKKVALKKVLMENEKEGFPITALREIKILQLLKHENVVNLIEICRTKASPYNRCKGSIYLVFDFCEHDLAGLLSNAHVKFTLSEIKKVMQMLLNGLYYIHRNKILHRDMKAANVLITRDGVLKLADFGLARAFSLAKNSQPNRYTNRVVTLWYRPPELLLGERDYGPPIDLWGGGCIMAEMWTRSPIMQGNTEQHQLTLISQLCGSITPEVWPNVDKYELFEKLELPKGQKRKVKDRLKAYVKDPYALDLIDKLLVLDPAQRIDSDDALNHDFFWSDPMPSDLKNMLSTHNQSMFEYLAPPRRRGGHMPQQPANQGRNPAATNQTEFDRVF, encoded by the exons ATGGCCAAGCAGTACGACATGGTGGAGTGCCCCTTCTGCGACGAGGTCTCCAAGTACGAGAAGCTCGCCAAGATCGGGCAGGGCACCTTCGG GGAGGTTTTCAAAGCCAAGCACCGCCAGACGGGCAAGAAGGTGGCGCTGAAGAAGGTGCTGATGGAGAACGAGAAGGAGGGG TTCCCGATCACGGCCCTGCGAGAGATTAAAATCCTCCAGCTGCTCAAGCACGAGAACGTGGTGAACCTCATAGAGATCTGCAGGACCAAAG cctctccgTACAACCGCTGCAAGGGCAGCATCTACCTGGTGTTTGACTTCTGCGAGCACGACCTGGCTGGCCTCCTCAGCAACGCCCACGTCAAGTTCACGCTCTCGGAGATCAAGAAAGTCATGCAGATGCTGCTGAACGGGCTGTACTACATCCACAGGAACAAG ATCTTGCATCGGGACATGAAAGCCGCCAACGTCCTGATCACGCGGGACGGGGTCCTGAAGCTCGCGGACTTCGGGCTGGCTCGAGCTTTCAGCCTGGCTAAGAACAGCCAGCCCAACCGCTACACCAACCGCGTGGTCACCCTGTGGTACCGGCCGCCAGAGCTGCTCCTAG GGGAGCGGGACTACGGGCCCCCCATCGAcctgtggggtgggggctgcaTCATGGCCGAGATGTGGACCCGCAGCCCCATCATGCAGGGCAACACGGAGCAGCACCAGCTCACCCTCATCAGCCAGCTCTGCGGATCCATCACGCCGGAg gTCTGGCCGAACGTGGATAAATACGAGCTGTTTGAGAAGCTGGAGCTCCCCAAGGGCCAGAAGCGCAAGGTGAAGGATCGCCTGAAAGCCTACGTCAAGGACCCCTACGCGCTCGACCTCATCGAcaagctgctggtgctggatCCCGCCCAACGCATCGACAGCGACGACGCCCTGAACCACGACTTCTTCTGGTCGGACCCCATGCCCTCGGACCTCAAAAACATGCTGTCCACCCACAACCAGTCCATGTTCGAGTACCTGGCCCCGCCGCGCAGGCGGGGTGGCCACatgccccagcagccagccaaCCAGGGCAGGAACCCCGCGGCCACCAACCAGACCGAATTCGACAGGGTCTTTTGA